DNA from Sphaerodactylus townsendi isolate TG3544 linkage group LG08, MPM_Stown_v2.3, whole genome shotgun sequence:
ACATACTCAAGGGGACCTAAACACAAAGGAGACCCCCTTTATGCATCTTTGTGTAcagcaggaaatgggagggagacTCTCTGGCCTTGATTTGGTAGGAGTGGATGATGATCCCTTGGTGGGCCTGGATAGAGTGGCATTAGGTTCTTATGAGGCAGGCAGAACTTGTGACATGGGCTGGGTGAAGAAAAAGTGAAATATCCTTGAGATGAGGGATTGCCTAGACCACTCTCCTAATATGACACAGACCTAACAGCATTCTGGGTAGTCCCTCATTCATATGTTGCAGGAGAAGGCCCCAACTCAAAGATCAACAGGTTCCCAAGCACTGTGCATTGTAAACtggtttaattatttattgtactCAAATATGTTTTTATTCAACTGTTTCTCATctgtctcctttcctccattttacgcTCACGATAACCCTGAGagataggttaggcagagagagtgactggcccaggatcacccaagGCACACAGGGATTTTAACCTACTTCTGCagaatcctagtccaacacttgaaTCATTACACCAGGTGAACTCTGTCCTTTTCCCACATTCAGCCGTTTTTCACAAAGTAGTGGTCTCTTAAGTTTTACTACGTGGCAGTACAAATTAACCCAGCAGCCTGGCTGGCAAGAAGCACTGTTTAAGAAGCTTAATTGTATATTCCCAGCTCCAAAGAAGCTGAGAAGGATTGGATACTTATTCTAAGAGACTACAGGTTTTCAAAATGGGGTGGAGTCTGTTATGTGGTAAGCTGAAAGGCCATGAAAAAAGCAGGGTTATGTATCTCTGTTTTCTCCATTGTGAAATACTTAGCACTGGCTTATGTAATACTtccaggcagcaggcagcaatCCTGGAGGACCTGGTGAGGGATGTGCCGTTGGAATTTGACTTCCTTTTCTCTGAGTCACATGCAGAAGTGATATCAGGGAAGCAAGAAGGTAAGTGATAAGATTTGATTACTTCCTCCTGGGAGCTTGGCTAagcttgcgtgtgtgtgtgtgcatgtgtgtgcgtgcgcgcgctaAGCTGTGTGGCATGCAGTCCAAATCAAGAACAAGGGGGTCAGTCAGCTAGTGCCTGGCAGCAGGAATGCAGTATGTGATGGCTTGATAGCTGCACGTTGTGGGAGGCAAAAGCTGTACTCTGTGTCTTAGCTTATTTAGTGTAAATAACGGATGACAGCCTGCTGTTATTGTGTCATCCCCTCAAGGTTAGGGTGCTGCAATTGCACCATTAATTTCCCAGAGACCTAATGATGTCCATGGCTCTCTTTCCCTCAGGTGTCTATGCTTGGATAGGCATCAACTTTGTTCTGGGGCGATTTGACCATAAAGAAGGTGAGACTGGAAGAAACGGCTGTAGGCTTGAGGGTGAATTACAGCTTTCTCTTTGAGGTTATTAGGAGAGAGCATAGCCCATGCTTAATTCCTGGCAGGATTTCCCTCCCTGGATTTCCCCTGTCTCCTATTCTGGGGTCATTTCTCATTCCCCATTTTCAGCAGGTGTGCAGATGAGTGGGAATTATTTCAATACTCCCTCCCTCCTGTATTTCCAAATGGGGAAGGCAAGAGtgatttctctcctccttcccgtATGATCTTTTTTTCTGGGATAGTGGTAACACTCTTCTTTATGGGATTGCAGAGGAAGATGCACTTGTTTCAGTGACCCTGGCTGGCCAGGAAGAGCCTCTATTGAGAAAGAGGACTGTTGGCATCCTAGACATGGGAGGTGCTTCTCTACAAATAGCATATGAAGTGCCCAGCACTGCAGCCTTCTCTTCTCTACAGCAGGTGTGTAAATATTGGGCAAACCAAGATAGAGGTGTTCTGTTCCAAAATGGGCACTATTCATTATCGTCTTGAAAACTACCTCCTGAATCAGACAAAGGACCCAGTGAATCCACCATCCTCTTTcccacaatggccaatcagatgccCCAGAAAGGCCATGAGCAAGGGTAAACAAGGCCCAAATTCCCCCTGTTGGTTGTCCCAGCTCCTGACATTCAGAGATACTTTGAACAAGTACTTTCTTTTGCCTGTCCTAAATGTACCGCCCATCAAATCATTAAATGCCCTTGAGTTCAAGTATTgcagtagaccagtggtggcagaTCTATGGCACACATGCCAGAGGGGGCAATCAGAGCCCTTtatgtgggcacgcatgccgtcaccccagtttgggcactcagcagtggcgtagcgccggGGGGGTCCGCGATGCACCCGGCACatgcccctgcgggggcatgtgaaggcattccaggggcatggtgggggcattctaggGGGAGTTCCAGGGCGTGGCggatggggtgtggcaggggcacagggcccatatgtgccccaggcacaatttcccctggctctgcccctggcactcagtctctaaaaggtttgccatcagtgCAGTAGACTATacactttttccagctcttgttGAGATGGGTAACCAGAACTGTACGCCATCCTCTGAATTCAACCACACCAGAGAGTTGTACAAGACTATATCCTGGCTGTTTGTTTTTTAGTCCATTTCTTAATAACCCCAATAGTGGAATTTGCATTGTTCACAATTGCTTCACACACAGTCACTATTTCCTTGAGTTTTATCTGCTGTGACCCCCTAGATCTGACTCCTGGTGAGTCATTACCAATTTAAATGCCATCACTTAAAGACTCTTCTCCTTCTAtgcatcactttatatttattagaaCCAAACTTCATTTGCCATTCACTCAGCTCAGTGAGGTCCTTTTGGATCATTTAATGATCCTCTCAGATTtgcaccatcctgaataatttggtagTATCTGCAAACTTAGTTACTTGACTGAATTGTACTGTGaattatccttttaaaaattgatgtTATATTGGCTGCCTACCAGTGCCCTGATAGGCAAGCCAATTTTAGTGATGTTGCATTTACATTTGAGTTCTTTGACACCACTCAGGTGCACACTGTCTGGGCCTGCTTACTTTTGGTCAATTAGCTCTTGGATGTCATCTTATTATATTCACTTGACTGCATTCTTTAGACCATCTTCAGACCATTTTGATACAAGTAGCCTCCTCCCTTCTTCTACAGCAAAAATGGCCACAAACAGTTCATTAATTATTCTAGGAGAGAGCTGCCAAGAGCCTTCTTGCTGATTTCAACCTCGGCTGTGATGCACAACACACAAACCATTTGTACCGGGTCTATGTCAACACCTTCCTGGGCTTTGGGGGCAACTTTGCTCGGCAACGCTATGAAGAATtgatgctgaatcagaccagcacCCACAACAGGTATCCTTGACTTCATATACTCAGGTTGTAAAAAGTCCATCCAAATGCCCAAGCTCCCAATAATTACTTCTGGGTGTGCCTGATGCTGAGAGAGATGGCTCCTGTTCTCCTTGCTGTACAAATTCCACGTGGCCACTTCGATGGCAGAATGTCAAGGAAAAAGGGTAGCAGAGTTCATGTAGTAACAGGCATGTGGCCCAACAGTATCTCGCCAAGCAGACCAGGCTTTTGCAGATAGAGATGTCTTGTGGATAACAGGGGGGAAGCAGTGATGTGAGGGAAGCACATCCGTTTGTCTTCGCTTACCACTAATTTAAAGAATACATGTATCGATGGCAGTGTGCCATCACTTGCTCATGGAGTGGTAAATCTGCTGGGAGGCATTTGTGTCTTGTGAGATGTGATCTTCTGCTCGTAGGATTTTTGCTATTTCAATCCTTTCTGATAGAAATGTGCAGTGACTGCATCACCCTGATTGATTTCCTCCCAGGTTCTCAAGAGTAAATCAAATCTAGCCAGCAACTCAATTGCAGGTAGGGGGTGGTGTCCTCTGAATGGCTAGCTGGTACTGAATAACTGCATCTTTTGGAGGCACACTGTAGTCAGAATGCATGTGTTAGGGCATGTGCTAGCACTGCTGCTAGTAATGCGTTAGGACAAGCGTATCATGTTTGTGCATTGTTACTGGGAAGAGATGAGTTAGGCTGAACATGAAGGCAGTGGAAGATGATGGTAGTCTGGTTTCATACTTTTGCTAGTTTAGGTACAATGCAGAGAAAAATGGGGACTCTTTCTCATTACAGGTTACAGGGTGATCAGAATGGGGCAAATCCTCAGTTGCCAATCCTAGATCCTTGCCTGCCCGTAGGACTGGAGGATGTTGTGGAGCAAGTGGGTCAGACCTGGCATGTCAGGGGCCAGGGAGATTGGCAGACCTGTGCAGAGCGGCTGTTCCCCCTGTTGGCTGGAGACAACAGTAGCCAGACCTCACTAGGGAACACCTACCAAGCACCCATTAACTTTGCTAACAGTGAGTTTTATGGGTTTTCTGAATTCTACTACTGCACAGAAGATGTGTTGCGTCTGGGAGGACCGTATCATGCACCCACCTTCATGCGTGCTGCTCAGGTAAAtatgaattgggggtggggggggggaggaaaggactCATCCTTACCCTTACCtgggcctgcctgcctgtgtgtgaACTCTGTGCTGATCTCTGTGTTTTGCCTTCCAGGATTATTGCAGTATGAGCTGGTCATCACTAACACAGAGGTTCAACGACAAGCTGTACTCATTGCATGCAGACTTGCATCGTGTCAAGTAGGAGCCATACCTTGGTGTGGGGCAGGAGCTATAGGgactctatttttttttctgaatcagaTTAGTGCCAGACCAGCATCTTTGTAATAGAACCCCTATCTTTCATTTGCAGGTACCAGTGCTTTAAGTCAGCATGGATGCACCAAGTCCTCCATAAAGGGTTCAATTTCCCAACAGACTATTCTGGCCTGTATACAGCTCAGTTAGTGTATGACCGAGAGGTGCAGTGGACTCTGGGAGCCATTCTTTATAAGACCCGCTTCTTGCCGCTCAGGTAATAAAAAACACTGCCTACTAGACCCTTCTAAGCCATTCATGGAATGTAAGATACAAAAActcagcaggttcacaccgcAAATGATTGCTTCTGTTTCCGTAAGAGGTCAACCTTACATGTTGAGAACCATTTCTAAGTTGTAAGTAAGGGGATAGGACACTGCACATAAATATTCTATGAGGCTCAGCAGTGGGAATGCAACCTGGGTCTTATTTCAAAAAACCTCAGTTTGCTGGAGGAGAATGTTGGGTGCATGCTGGACATCTCTGGTTCTGCTCAATCTCAGTTCCTTTTGAAATTCCTGTGTAGTCCTCTTGTTGACTTTCAGACATTACCCACCTGTTTTTTACATTACATCTGAGGAGATTTAAGAGACTAGCTTTGCATTTGTACAGTGAACCCATAGACATCTGGGATCTGAACAGATATTGCTGGGGAAAGATCCTACTTGGTCCTATCATTCCCATCAGTTAGTATTATAAGGAGCAACGGATACACCCATGAGAAACTCCCATAGAAATTCCCTCAAGTTTGTCTGCTTTTACCTCTAATTTCAACCCCCCAGAGTCACCTTCCTCTACTCATTCCTTACACAACTTCTTTCTCCCCTT
Protein-coding regions in this window:
- the ENTPD7 gene encoding LOW QUALITY PROTEIN: ectonucleoside triphosphate diphosphohydrolase 7 (The sequence of the model RefSeq protein was modified relative to this genomic sequence to represent the inferred CDS: deleted 1 base in 1 codon), which gives rise to MARFCVSCLCPASWHFTVPKVSLYPRQRLVLLALLLGVCFVLIAATANLWHQRAFGSQDGQFERYMARFQDLEATDTDNAALNYGVVVDCGSSGSRVFVYFWPPHNGNPHDLLDIRQMRDRNSQPVVKKIKPGISTVATTPDKATDYMRPLLSFAACKHILKGPKHKGDPLYASLCTAGNGRETLWQQAAILEDLVRDVPLEFDFLFSESHAEVISGKQEGVYAWIGINFVLGRFDHKEEEDALVSVTLAGQEEPLLRKRTVGILDMGGASLQIAYEVPSTAAFSSLQQERAAKSLLADFNLGCDAQHTNHLYRVYVNTFLGFGGNFARQRYEELMLNQTSTHNRLQGDQNGANPQLPILDPCLPVGLEDVVEQVGQTWHVRGQGDWQTCAERLFPLLAGDNSSQTSLGNTYQAPINFANSEFYGFSEFYYCTEDVLRLGGPYHAPTFMRAAQDYCSMSWSSLTQRFNDKLYSLHADLHRVKYQCFKSAWMHQVLHKGFNFPTDYSGLYTAQLVYDREVQWTLGAILYKTRFLPLRDIHPEGIRPAHSSWLHLSFVYNHYLFFACILVVMLAIGLYLLRLHRIHRQQLRSASLDLLWLAEVVPLPGQEPGS